The following are from one region of the Mixophyes fleayi isolate aMixFle1 chromosome 7, aMixFle1.hap1, whole genome shotgun sequence genome:
- the LOC142097870 gene encoding uncharacterized protein LOC142097870, with protein sequence MVIVLTCPFVYISFFQTDRARWERRRALVEAQAAEEEEEEEQQPVAVAVPLSSEEEEAAVPVAVSQEEEAVPVAVSQEEEEAVPVAVAVSEEEEEVVPVAMAVEEQEEEEAVPVPVPVAAAVEEDEEQADREPQDLADSTSGSQEAVELEDSPTEEAGNWPPPPPTAAELMAHMGQIVEDLEGLHVHIGNIVGNLRFKLAYWASFR encoded by the exons atggtgattgtgttaacatgtccttttgtttatatttccttttttcaaacagaccgagcacgctgggaacgccgccgGGCATTAGTCGAGGCGCAggcagctgaggaggaggaggaggaggagcagcagccagtggcggtggcagtgccactgtcatcggaggaggaggaggcggcggtgccagtggcagtgtcgcaggaggaggaggcggtgccagtggcagtgtcgcaggaggaggaggaggcggtgccagtggcagtggcagtgtcggaggaggaggaggaggtggtgccagtggcaatggcagtggaggagcaggaggaggaggaggcggtgccagtgccggtgccagtggcagcagcggtggaggaggacgaggagcaggctgaccgggAGCCCCAGGATTTAGCGGACTCCACAtcaggcagccaagaggcagtggagttggaagatt cacccactgaggaagctggcaattggcctccaccaccacccaccgcagcagaactgatggcccacatgggtcaaattgtggaggacctggaaggcctccacgTACATATTGGGAACATTGTAGGCAACCTGCgttttaaattggcctactgggcctcatttcgatga